In the Corynebacterium gerontici genome, one interval contains:
- a CDS encoding PAC2 family protein, with protein MQDGNNRMYELEFPAPDVRGNAQDGPTLIVALDGYADAGMAVDASAEHLLNALDHRMVASFNSDELIDYRSRRPAVVIENDSIASAQDLNLEMQVLKDANGKPFLLLSGPEPDLRWNAFTEAVGDLVKRFGVQKTICLYAAPMTVPHTRPLVVSAHGNDPELVADNFHLDSRITVPGSAALQLERLLHEQGRAVAGFTAHVPHYLSASPYPQATLSLLETIASSTGLRFPLGSLEQDARKVAAQVEEQVAGSREIEAVVSQLEQQYDEELERYREANPQAVLPGEGRIPSSEELGAEFEQFLAHLDDRSLDPGEEDSSE; from the coding sequence ATGCAAGACGGCAATAATCGCATGTATGAGCTTGAATTTCCCGCGCCTGATGTGCGTGGCAATGCTCAAGATGGCCCCACGCTCATTGTGGCATTGGATGGATATGCTGATGCTGGCATGGCCGTGGACGCCAGTGCGGAACACTTGTTGAATGCTCTTGATCATCGCATGGTGGCTTCATTCAACAGCGACGAGTTGATCGACTACCGTTCCCGCAGGCCGGCCGTTGTCATCGAAAATGACAGCATCGCTAGCGCTCAAGACCTTAATTTGGAAATGCAGGTGCTCAAGGATGCCAACGGCAAGCCTTTTCTCTTGCTGTCCGGGCCGGAACCAGATTTGCGCTGGAACGCGTTCACTGAAGCGGTCGGCGATCTTGTGAAACGGTTCGGGGTGCAGAAAACTATCTGCCTTTATGCCGCGCCCATGACAGTGCCCCATACGCGTCCCCTGGTCGTTTCTGCCCATGGGAATGATCCTGAGTTGGTCGCAGACAATTTCCATCTAGATTCGCGAATCACCGTACCCGGTTCAGCCGCGTTGCAACTCGAACGCCTACTTCATGAGCAGGGTCGCGCGGTAGCGGGATTCACTGCCCATGTGCCGCATTATCTTTCTGCTTCGCCATACCCACAGGCCACTTTGAGCCTCTTGGAGACCATCGCGTCGAGCACCGGTTTGCGCTTCCCCCTTGGCAGTTTGGAACAGGACGCTCGCAAAGTCGCTGCACAGGTCGAAGAGCAGGTCGCAGGTTCCCGCGAGATCGAGGCGGTCGTATCCCAGCTCGAGCAACAATACGATGAGGAGCTTGAACGATACCGCGAGGCGAACCCGCAAGCGGTACTCCCCGGTGAGGGGAGAATTCCATCGAGTGAGGAATTGGGCGCGGAATTCGAGCAATTCCTCGCACACCTCGATGATCGTTCGCTAGACCCGGGCGAAGAGGACTCTTCTGAATAG